TTCATTTTCTATTAAAATTCACATTTACTCACTCAGTCCtggtcatttatttacttttttatttttataagtCTCATTGATCATTTGTTGCGTAATTTGAACATCCAGTTACGGTGAGTGTTCACTTGTCATCCAATACCACTACCCACAAATGGTCTCGTCTCCCCTCCTTGATCTTTGTTCCAAaaataaaggtaaataaataataaaaacgaaaaaaatattacttttaattaAAAGATATTTTTTATACAAATGGACTGTCTTACAATATGAGTCCTTCTCATACAATAATTACATAGTATTATACAAACTTCAATCACCATTAACTAACTACAAATCACACACTACCAAATTCTTTGTATGAAATGAAATAGTCAACACCTAACATGATCTTGCAATTTTACATTTTCATGTTTCTAAGCATAGTCAACACCTAAATTGATCTCCTTTTGAGCCACCTTCCTTCTTTGCTCCACTAATGGTCCATACATCCAACTACAATACAAGTAGTAAATTATGTTCATAAAGCTCAACATTGCAAGAAGCCAATAATAGTAGTCATAGTGACCTTTATTCACATTGCTTGTAATCCAACCCTCCTTACCACCCTTCCTAGTAACACCGTCAACGACGTTCATTATTAAGCCCGCGAGCAAGCTTCCAAATGCCAGACCTACACCGGATAGACAGGTTGCGATGCTTGACATGTTCTTGGGGAGCTCGGAGTAGTAAAACTCAGTTTGTCCGATACCATTGAAGGCCTCAGCTAAGCCAGCGAAAACATATTGAGGAATGGTCATCAAAGCGGACATTTGGAGTACCGCTTGTGGATTGTTTTCTAAGCCCTCGGTTATGACCTTTTGTCTCCGGATGCTCTCTACAGTTGCAGCAGACACCATAGACATAGTGGAGCAAAAGAGGCCAATCCCCATTCTTAGTTTTACGCTAAGGCGGACAGGCTTTCCATAAACTTTTGACGCCAATGGAAGGAGAAGTCGGTCATATATGGGAATCCAGATTACTATGACAATGACGAGGAATGTGCTGAACGAGGCAGCTGGGATTTCGAACTTTGGGCCTAGGTGTCTGTCCATGGTCTGTGCAAGCAGCACGGGGAATGAACCAACGTTCACGGTTACAGACATCATGATAGAGGTTGACCAAATCGGAATGATTCTGAGAAGGGATTTTAAACCTTCAACTTCCTCGACTGTGGTAAGTCGCCACGGATTAACGGCCAATCCATCAGGGCCAATGTCTTGGTCAGGATCCTTAATGATGCAAGCTTTATTTAAGAACCTAAAACCATATTAGATTACAAGATTAAATACGAAAGAATGATCTTAGGCATAGCATAACATATCTTGTTTGTGCAAATATCAACTAGCTTAGTTGGTAAAATCATGAGCAGTGGTACTCATGACCTGAATTCAAACCCCGTCAGCATCAAATGCCTGAGATCAAGGCCTAGAAGGCATAAGATATCGATATATCATGTTTGTAAGATGAAAATCGAACCTTAATGTTCTACTTGGTAAGGATGCTTCACATTCCTTACTTTGATAGTAAAGCATATTTGTTCCTTGAGCCAAATAACTCATTCTTCGGTTCTTAAAAGCTGCAACGATGACTTGCGCCACGCTTGAAAATAAACTCTTCTTTACCTTGATTGTCAAATAATACGGAGAAACAAGGAAGAAAGACACAGCAGATAAGAACATTAGAAAGACGGGGATTCCAAACCCGATTTTCCAACCATAATGATCTTGAATATAGACAATCACCGTCATTGCAATAACAACAGAGAAACATCCACATGCATAGTAAAAATTGAAGAAGGTTTCAAGAACCCTCTGATTCTTAGGACTGTCGCGTTGATCCACTTGATCAGCTCCAAATGCCTGAGAGCAAGGCCTAACGCCACCGGCCCCAAATGACATGAGAGTAAAAGCGACAATTAGAAGTGAATACTGCCCTGTTGTCGGAGACTGGCATTTGTTAATTAATGGGTCGCACGGTGGTGGCTTTGCTTGCGGAAAAAGTGTTGTCATCCACAGTGTAATCATCCCCTATATATCAAGAATTCATTACTAAATCAAAAACAGACTGATCAATTCAGAGTAGTCAGACGTGGTTTCGATCAAGCTAGCCGAAAATAACGAATCTAAAAGTCAACTCTTGTAATATAGACTTATAGTAAATTCATTCTTAACTCAAACCACGTTATGCATGTGATCTTTGTGGTCCAGAACTAGAAGGCAATTAATTTTGGGATGTCAGCTGCTTCAATTATGTTAGCATTATTGTACCATTAATGATTATTGATTAACAACCATACATGTAATCAAATTGATTATAAACCCGTATGAGACCGTCGTATGCATACACCTGTAATGAATTCATATGTATTGTTTATTGACTTTATTCCATTGTATACACATTACTGACTGATGGTCACGTCTTTTAGgatacatgttagaaaaaccgataaaatatatcAATATAGTCAATATAATCGAAAATTATACGACTTCAGAGTATCAGGGTGAAGGAAATTACCAAGAGACTGATGATGGAACCAATACCAATTGTAAGGAATCGACCAGCGAAAGAATCAGCAACAAATGCACCAACAATGGGCAAGAAATTGAGAGCTGCAGTCCAAAAGTAGAGCAAATTCTGTGCTGCTGTTACACTCATTTTGTAATCCTTCATCAAGTATATGATCATGTTTGGCAACAATCCATAACTCGCCACCTTCTCAAACGACTCATTTGCTGCAGGTACATGTATTCATTAGTCATAATCCATTACTAATGACTATGAATGTATGATCATTTAAGTTTAAAGAACTGGTCTtgtttaaaaccgtcttaaactttTAACATATCACACAATCTTATATCATGATCATTCATGTAACATAGACAAAAGGAGGTTAAGACggttttaaatgagaatttgtaatGTTTAATTGAATACCTATGATGAATGGTAAGGTGATAAAGCCTCCCTTTTTCTTGCTGCAGGGCACTTGTTTATGATCTTGATTCATCTTTGTgtcttcttcccttttctccaTTATAACTTAAAGAAGATACAAGATTGACAGTTGAACATATATAGTGAGAAAGAGAGGGAGAAATGAGGAAACTTCTTAACAAATTGAGTTGGTAACATCCCTAACATGTGTTGGTATTTAAATATGCTGATTTTTACTGTGTTTCTTTCTGGTTTTACTGTCTCAACTCTCAAGTAGTAAATAAACAGTTGAGCAGATATCAAAGTCATGAGATGTGGTAATCATATTCAAACCCCGTAAGCAACATATCCATCCATGTGGCCCTTTAtaccacacaaaaaaaaaaaaaagagtttactTCAAACATATCCGTCTTTAAGATTAAAACGTGTCAAATACATAGCAATACTCAACTTAGGTAGATAAAACACGATTTTGATGATCTATAGATATTTGACTTTGGTCTCATAGACAAACTATATCTTACGGAATATGGAGTATTTTACAAGATCTAAATCTAAGATAAATACACCCGTTTTAAACTAGAATTTATGTAAAATAAATGGACAACGCAATAGGTGTGAATAGTTGAAGTGGTAGATTGTACACTGACAAGTGACAAGGGAGTGACACAAGGAAAGGTAGACTTTGCTTGCTTGGGCATTTTAGCATGTTGCATCTTTCCATCTTTATCTCATAATTGTCAATTGACTCATGATACTCTGATAAATTTAGAAAGTGGTGGTCCCAGGATTTACAGGATGAGAATGcacaattgaaaaagaaaaactcGAAGAATATAAGAAAGTGATTAATCATATATTCTATGGTGCTGTTTGGCCTTGCTTATGTAAAATAACTTTTCCTTTTTAAAAGGAGTTTATTCACAATCTACTTTTTGGAAAAGTTTTGATTGTTTGGCCATAGTTTTGTAAAAGCGGTTTCGTATAGAAGTTATATGTTTGGCCTAATTACTTTCATCTaactttttttgctttttttttctctttatgtgaaaagtagaagtagaagtagcaaATATCTACTTCTACTTTTAGGGGGTAATTATCAGCTTTTAACTTTTTAAAAGTAGTTTTAAAACTCCCTAAATTAGAGTGTTTGGCCTAACTACTACTTTTTCAGTTACAAAAGCACTTCTAAAgcttggccaaacagcacctaTATATAGTAAACATTATGCCAAAAAATCTCAACCGTAAaaaaaaccctagcctccatcAAATTATACAGAGGCTCCCATCGATTATCAatcgatcgatggtaagccccaaaattgtttcaaattttaatcaatagtatgcatactatcttctattcaataaaagtctcccttttggtgagaatcgtttttctgtcccttatttcgggggttttccatttattcgtggttttagtttcatcagtaatatagtcaagagtagttcgttgatggtttgcagcgtgttctttcaaagggtaaaagtgatttgtcaacgatctttggaaccacttagaggtaaattttatctcataaatcaaacgaaggatcccctcaaaagctacatgaagatagcgataataggacgagccgaattgtcagatgctgttttgagatccctagtttataagaaaaatatttttctttggtttccattagatttgttttcgattatgcttattctttgtaagtgccgtatgacgttctattaatgaatttgttccgggtatgaattccgaagcaggtttgtttaccacgctagctttgtcgaataatgcctcttctagccttgactgctctcctcggcctctcctgcgaCAATGAGcaaggcgagggcttggctttgtgcagcgtactcactccgacgctcaagtcggtgAACTTCTTTGTGATTAAGTAGTAAGTAACTTGATTActtgtattgtagagagatgagagagataataccaatttaagtggttcttaggttagattctggatcccttcctcaatgaggattgaggagtatttatagactttcaccttttgtcacgtagtagccaagtgggccaagtggcacgGCGGGTGAAAAAGcccgatctaccctcggccgagggacctatggcggcgtgcgagcctggttgactccatgccgagggttcttggatatgagtacgcgggtaggtGCCTCTACTTTGGTAGgttaccatgccgagaccagtgcgGCAGCCGAAAGGCTCGCATCTtgggatgtctaagtcattggcttctttgtggatatctttgacctcgttcaatatgttgacttggtcgggcactgcagaatatgccccatcaatttgccccagcgtagtctatgccgtggtatgggctccgatgtatcttGAGTGTATATTCGTGCAAGTATTTTTTTGCAAAATTTACGGTATCGGCTTCTTCaagcatcggcgtggttcttgttaggccgcatcgtatccccctccacatggatgtgtaatggacatcaaaatgTGGAAGAGAAGGTCTTCTTAGTGAGGCGGACCCAAGGTTGAGAGAGTCTTAGgtgtatttttgattgccccggccggtgctacctagcttggttagtCGTGTTCGGCGGAGAATAGATACTTTAGGAGTTTTctttgaggaaggtgaataggcaaagggatatgaagggcgtgttgaagacgcagTTCTTTGTTGCTTTGATTGACATTCATTTgttgcgtcgattgacattccgtgtatGCATGCACGACATGTGTCTCTTCGTTGATTGGCCGACGCTTCATGGGTGCGTTTTGATTGGTCCTCCTTTATGggcctttgcctataaatacAGATCTTTGAAGTGAAATTGGTTAAcaatttcattcattctaaaaattTTCCTCTTTCCAAAATTCCAAGTCTTTCCCTCTCTTCCGATCTTGAATTTtacgtcggcgtagcacttttcttcaaggtaaactaaaaaaccttttcaacttttgttttgtttaagtaattgttgtgaaccatgtcttctCGACGCCGGTCCCAGTACCGTGCGCCGGGGttcccgtcgcgttttgatgaggaggaggcggtagccgcaattccgttaaggtcgaggggccctaggtctccttcccctGAAGTTGACCGCGAGTTCGGAGCAGCGatgggaggatgatgacgatgatgaggaaaggaatcCTTCGGTGCGAGAGGGCGACGATCTTGCATCATTACGATGCTGTACCATCGGCCCCAATCGTGCTTGGACCGATGGGCTCGCCCATTGCTCGCTCGAATTTTTCGAAGAGCACTTCTTTTTTGGCAAGGGTACAACATTGTCATCCCTAGAGAGGATCGgaccgtctgttgccctcctccgggtcacatcggcgtatatatgagacacctggagtatggtctccggtttcctctcaatatTTACGTCTCTACCATAATACAGGCGATGAATGTTGCGGTGGCGCGGCTTCACCCGTTTgccgttaggactatagtcggcttcgtGTGGCCGTGTCGCTTGGGGGGTGatcccaacggtgaatttattcgcCGGATTCATTTCCTTCGAATGAATGTTCAAGGCGGCCGGGGGTGGTATAGCGTCCCGGCCCGAGCCAGGCTATCTCACCGTGTCTAAGCTCTCCTCTGCAAGAAGTGGAAagaacggtgggtgtatgtcgaggtcccGGATGCTTATCTGTTGCCTCGGTCTTTTGAGCATCGCgtcaacttgcggtgcgagagcaaaggggagcgtgagaagatgatccccaagggcaagaataagatggacgccgcgaatgtctatcttaatgaggacgagaagCGAGCATCGAAGCTTTTTGAGGTCGATGATGATGGGGCGCCGAAGGTTTGGTTGCCCCCGACGCAAATCATCTTGATggacgagccgctttgctatgtcggcctcatacggCCCTagcctagcacggggtgagtggggtcggtgtgaggcccatttctgCTTTAATGTTTTTCGTTGTTTGTATCTTGACATGTCCCTTTGTCTAAGTTTCACTTCGTTTCTTTTTACGAGCACTTTGGTCCCGTTCATGTCGAGCAATTCCTCGAGAAGAGATGGGGGTGGACAAAGACGGAAATGTTACGGAGAAGAATCAGAAGGTCGATGTGAATGACCGCCGTCCGTCGCCCATCGACCTCTGAAGGGCTTGGACGAGACGGCGGCCCAGGCCAAGGTAGCTTTCTTGCCTTGCCTCGTAGGGTCCGAAAAGCCAAGTCTAAAGGCGGCGACGGTGTCACCCTCGATTCGCCTCCACCGAGAGGTGGAGGTCGTTGAcattgttgatggagaggattcCGATCTTTGAGGATCTCCGCTTAGGCGTAAGAGGAAAAGATCTCCCCATGCCACCGATGCTTACG
The Silene latifolia isolate original U9 population chromosome 11, ASM4854445v1, whole genome shotgun sequence genome window above contains:
- the LOC141610917 gene encoding protein NRT1/ PTR FAMILY 1.2-like isoform X2 — protein: MKMFKNLRCYLLTMRIFIEKKSSIPGLSKNELSQTLIVIMEKREEDTKMNQDHKQVPCSKKKGGFITLPFIIANESFEKVASYGLLPNMIIYLMKDYKMSVTAAQNLLYFWTAALNFLPIVGAFVADSFAGRFLTIGIGSIISLLGMITLWMTTLFPQAKPPPCDPLINKCQSPTTGQYSLLIVAFTLMSFGAGGVRPCSQAFGADQVDQRDSPKNQRVLETFFNFYYACGCFSVVIAMTVIVYIQDHYGWKIGFGIPVFLMFLSAVSFFLVSPYYLTIKVKKSLFSSVAQVIVAAFKNRRMSYLAQGTNMLYYQSKECEASLPSRTLRFLNKACIIKDPDQDIGPDGLAVNPWRLTTVEEVEGLKSLLRIIPIWSTSIMMSVTVNVGSFPVLLAQTMDRHLGPKFEIPAASFSTFLVIVIVIWIPIYDRLLLPLASKVYGKPVRLSVKLRMGIGLFCSTMSMVSAATVESIRRQKVITEGLENNPQAVLQMSALMTIPQYVFAGLAEAFNGIGQTEFYYSELPKNMSSIATCLSGVGLAFGSLLAGLIMNVVDGVTRKGGKEGWITSNVNKGHYDYYYWLLAMLSFMNIIYYLYCSWMYGPLVEQRRKVAQKEINLGVDYA
- the LOC141610917 gene encoding protein NRT1/ PTR FAMILY 1.2-like isoform X1, which translates into the protein MKIYKSLKSLWRKAHKASSSSSSPLLSSQNKESNENVQESSLLSSHNEDVKEFNQNDRESSLLSSQDEEELDETNQEEYNLPNDPGKRVSTSPYLVNDEDDVRKRFIEKKSSIPGLSKNELSQTLIVIMEKREEDTKMNQDHKQVPCSKKKGGFITLPFIIANESFEKVASYGLLPNMIIYLMKDYKMSVTAAQNLLYFWTAALNFLPIVGAFVADSFAGRFLTIGIGSIISLLGMITLWMTTLFPQAKPPPCDPLINKCQSPTTGQYSLLIVAFTLMSFGAGGVRPCSQAFGADQVDQRDSPKNQRVLETFFNFYYACGCFSVVIAMTVIVYIQDHYGWKIGFGIPVFLMFLSAVSFFLVSPYYLTIKVKKSLFSSVAQVIVAAFKNRRMSYLAQGTNMLYYQSKECEASLPSRTLRFLNKACIIKDPDQDIGPDGLAVNPWRLTTVEEVEGLKSLLRIIPIWSTSIMMSVTVNVGSFPVLLAQTMDRHLGPKFEIPAASFSTFLVIVIVIWIPIYDRLLLPLASKVYGKPVRLSVKLRMGIGLFCSTMSMVSAATVESIRRQKVITEGLENNPQAVLQMSALMTIPQYVFAGLAEAFNGIGQTEFYYSELPKNMSSIATCLSGVGLAFGSLLAGLIMNVVDGVTRKGGKEGWITSNVNKGHYDYYYWLLAMLSFMNIIYYLYCSWMYGPLVEQRRKVAQKEINLGVDYA